One segment of Anaerolineae bacterium DNA contains the following:
- a CDS encoding amidohydrolase, which translates to MSTGGVERGSAGGILIRDGAVLAPGGWWKPGYVYLEQGKVRAAGAGAPPPALVEAAGKTLAARGKAVLPGVINAHTHFSQVLMRGLAGGRPLVQWLKELIWPLQSALTPEEMGLAALVGLVENLHCGVTHVVQHHKVVRGPAFTDAVCRAAQTVGLRMTLARSWADMGANPEPADAILDDLRRLYREWHQPGRLEIANGPISTWRCSVDTMQKTHALAGEFGAPTHIHVAETQEEVEMTLELFGRRPVDWLESIGVLDQRTQVVHAVWLEEGEKQLLAERGATVVHCPVSNMVLGSGIAPVADFLRKGVRVLLGTDGPASNDTQDIWETLKSAVGLARVANLDPTLLPPAQALRLITDGRTVQEGAPADIIIVNLRHARAVPVHDLDSALTLCTHGSDVDTVIVDGRILMEEGRVLVIDEPALLEEAESALRHLRRRLGWE; encoded by the coding sequence ATGAGCACCGGCGGTGTCGAGAGGGGGAGCGCCGGCGGGATATTGATCCGCGACGGCGCCGTGCTTGCCCCAGGGGGCTGGTGGAAGCCGGGCTACGTGTACCTGGAGCAGGGGAAGGTGCGCGCGGCCGGCGCTGGTGCCCCGCCGCCGGCGCTGGTGGAGGCGGCCGGCAAGACCCTTGCGGCGCGCGGCAAGGCGGTGCTCCCCGGCGTTATCAACGCCCACACGCATTTCAGCCAGGTGCTGATGCGCGGGCTGGCCGGCGGCCGGCCGTTGGTGCAGTGGCTGAAAGAGCTGATCTGGCCCCTGCAGAGCGCCCTGACCCCGGAAGAGATGGGGTTGGCTGCCCTGGTGGGGCTGGTGGAGAACCTGCACTGCGGCGTGACCCATGTGGTCCAGCATCATAAAGTGGTGCGGGGGCCGGCGTTCACCGACGCGGTCTGCCGGGCCGCGCAGACGGTTGGACTGCGCATGACCTTGGCGCGCTCCTGGGCGGATATGGGCGCCAACCCGGAGCCGGCGGATGCGATTCTCGACGACCTGCGGCGGCTGTACCGCGAATGGCATCAGCCCGGCCGGCTGGAAATCGCCAACGGCCCTATCAGCACCTGGCGCTGTTCCGTGGACACGATGCAGAAGACCCACGCGCTGGCCGGCGAGTTTGGGGCACCCACCCATATCCATGTGGCGGAGACCCAGGAAGAGGTGGAAATGACGCTGGAGTTGTTCGGCCGGCGGCCGGTGGACTGGCTGGAAAGCATCGGCGTCCTGGACCAGCGCACCCAGGTGGTGCACGCCGTCTGGCTGGAAGAGGGCGAGAAGCAACTGCTGGCGGAGCGGGGGGCCACCGTGGTGCACTGTCCTGTGAGCAACATGGTGCTGGGATCGGGGATCGCACCGGTGGCCGATTTTCTACGCAAGGGTGTGCGCGTCCTGCTGGGGACGGATGGGCCGGCCAGCAACGATACCCAGGACATCTGGGAGACGCTGAAGTCGGCGGTGGGGCTGGCGCGCGTGGCGAACCTGGACCCCACGCTCCTGCCGCCGGCCCAGGCCCTGCGGCTCATTACCGACGGCCGGACGGTGCAGGAAGGCGCGCCGGCGGATATCATCATTGTCAATCTCCGCCATGCGCGCGCTGTGCCGGTGCATGACCTGGATTCGGCCTTGACGCTTTGCACCCATGGGAGTGATGTGGATACGGTTATCGTGGACGGCCGCATCCTGATGGAGGAGGGCAGGGTGTTAGTCATAGATGAGCCGGCACTGCTGGAAGAGGCGGAGTCCGCCCTGCGGCATCTGCGCCGGCGCCTCGGCTGGGAATAA